A segment of the Chryseobacterium scophthalmum genome:
CATTTTTTAATAAAGCAAAATTTTTCAGGCTTGTTTCGCATAAATTGCATTTGCAGTTTTCACCACGATACATTGGCGCCAGAAATTTTCTGAAACTTTCCTCGTAGCGAATGAGTATTTTTTTTGGTAAAATATTTTTCGCTACCGACTTTAAAACGTTGTACATATCAAGAATCTCTTACAGTCTTCAAAATAACAAAAATTAATTTGAAGAAAATGGTTAACACTCTATAAATTCAGCATAAATAAAAACAAGAGCATTCTTCTTTGGAACGCTTATTGAAAGACATTTTTAAAATTAAAAAAAATGAAATATCTATTAAGCTTATTTACCATAATTTTTCTATTCTCATGTTCTTCACAAAAAATGTCTTCGTCAAAATATTCAACCATAGAATATCAAGCAGGAGCTTGTTTTGGTTCTTGTCCGATTTTTAAAATGACAATCAATCCTGACCGAACAGCTGTTTTGGAAGCAGAACACTTTAATTTTTCGAAAGAGTTTTCAAAAGGAGAATTTAGTAAACCGAGAGAAGGAACATTCAAAACAACTATTAAAGAGGCTGATTACAAAAAACTGGTTACACTTCTTGATAATTTGGATGTAAAAAGTCTTAATGAAAAGTACGGTTCACGGAATATTACCGATATGCCGACTTCTTATCTTAGAGTAAAATTTAATGACGGATCATCTAAAAACATCGAAGATTATGGAAAACGAGGAACTGAAAAACTGATTAAAGTTTACCAATTTTTCGAGAATTTAAAGCACAATCAGCAGTGGGAAAAGGTTCAATAATTACACTTAAAATTATTTAAACTATCTTTGCAACATATTTCGCGGCATTCTCAGCCAAATAGTAATTGATATTACTTAAAAATTCTGTTAAAATTTTTGGCAGATCTGCTAAAAAATGATGAAGTATACTGCTTCGACCGCATTATTTTAATACACAATACACATTTTGTTATTTACAGACTTAAAACTAATTAAGCCCATCTTAGATGCGCTTCAAAGCCAAGGTTACGAAAAACCAACTCCAATTCAGGAACAAGCGATTCCATCGATTTTAGAACACAGAGATGTACTTGGTACAGCACAGACTGGAACAGGTAAAACAGCGGCTTTTGCCATCCCAATTCTGCAAAACCTTACAGAAAGAAAAGGACCGAAAAACAATCATATTAAGGCATTAATTCTTACTCCAACGAGAGAGTTGGCTATACAAATTGAAGAAAGCTTTAACGCATACGGAAAAAATTTACCATTAAAACAGCTGGTAATTTTCGGTGGTGTAAAACAGGGAAACCAAGTAGCGGCTTTAAGAAAAGGTGTTGACATTTTGGTAGCAACTCCTGGAAGATTACTAGATTTTATTGCACAGGGAATTATTTCTCTTAAAAATCTTGAAATTTTCGTTTTGGATGAGGCCGACAGAATGCTTGACATGGGATTTGTACACGATGTAAAAAGAATTATTAAACTTTTACCTCAAAGAAGACAGACTCTTTTCTTCTCTGCAACCATGCCAACTGAAATTCAGAAATTGGCAGACTCTATTCTGAATACTCCTATAAAAGTATCTGTAACGCCAATTTCTTCTACTGCAGAAACCATTAAACAATCTATTTATTTTGTAGATAAAGATAAAAAACTGGATCTCCTTTCTCATATTTTACAAAATAAAATTTCTGAATCTGTACTAGTTTTCTCAAGAACAAAGCACGGAGCAGATAAAATTGCTAAAAAACTACAAGCCGCTAATATCCCGACAGAAGCGATTCACGGTAATAAATCTCAAAATGCGAGACAAAATGCTTTAAATAATTTTAAATCAGGAAAAACACGTATTTTGGTGGCTACAGACATTGCAGCAAGAGGAATTGATATTGATGAACTGAAATATGTGATCAACTTCGAGCTTTCTGACGTTGCAGAAACTTACGTTCACCGAATCGGAAGAACAGGTCGTGCCGGAGCTGAAGGTAGTTCGCTTTCTTTCGTTGATGGTTTAGATTTATTAAATTTAAAAGATACTGAGAAACTGATCGGAATGAAGATTCCTGTCGTA
Coding sequences within it:
- a CDS encoding DUF6438 domain-containing protein; the protein is MKYLLSLFTIIFLFSCSSQKMSSSKYSTIEYQAGACFGSCPIFKMTINPDRTAVLEAEHFNFSKEFSKGEFSKPREGTFKTTIKEADYKKLVTLLDNLDVKSLNEKYGSRNITDMPTSYLRVKFNDGSSKNIEDYGKRGTEKLIKVYQFFENLKHNQQWEKVQ
- a CDS encoding DEAD/DEAH box helicase, whose protein sequence is MLFTDLKLIKPILDALQSQGYEKPTPIQEQAIPSILEHRDVLGTAQTGTGKTAAFAIPILQNLTERKGPKNNHIKALILTPTRELAIQIEESFNAYGKNLPLKQLVIFGGVKQGNQVAALRKGVDILVATPGRLLDFIAQGIISLKNLEIFVLDEADRMLDMGFVHDVKRIIKLLPQRRQTLFFSATMPTEIQKLADSILNTPIKVSVTPISSTAETIKQSIYFVDKDKKLDLLSHILQNKISESVLVFSRTKHGADKIAKKLQAANIPTEAIHGNKSQNARQNALNNFKSGKTRILVATDIAARGIDIDELKYVINFELSDVAETYVHRIGRTGRAGAEGSSLSFVDGLDLLNLKDTEKLIGMKIPVVKDHPYHTDNLVVEKRDSNNKPFTPRPKPANPGQQRKDVGFKKPKNKSNFSRKK